A single genomic interval of Roseomonas aeriglobus harbors:
- a CDS encoding extracellular solute-binding protein: MPVGRRQLLSLAAGGALALGGCGAGRTAATIDFWAMGNEAAAVEPLLRAFEEANPGTHVRLQALPWSAAHEKLLTGFAGGSLPHIAQVGNTWLAELAAIGALAPLQGDTRWLTQDAFPAVTETNRIDGRLMAVPWYVDTRLQFVRTDLVTQAGYPTMPSDWTNWKRALVALQRRAGRGDHAILLPLNEFEQLLTFALQQPDPLLRDEGTRGNFASVGFQSALDFYVSLFRDGLAPQVSSTTIANIWNEFARGSFAVFLSGPWTVRELTVRRGAAFADRWATMTMPGPDGPGASAPGGSSLVLFDHARDRADAAALVRYLATPAVQARFHALSDDLPARPSAWAAEGLTNDPRMAPYAAQLARARPVPKVPEWERIVTEMQRVAELAVAGTLTIPAAAAEIDRRADRLLAKRRWMRDKGRAA; this comes from the coding sequence ATGCCTGTCGGCCGCCGCCAGCTGCTAAGCCTCGCCGCAGGGGGCGCGCTGGCGCTCGGCGGGTGCGGCGCGGGGCGGACGGCGGCAACGATCGATTTCTGGGCGATGGGTAACGAGGCCGCAGCGGTCGAACCGCTGTTGCGCGCGTTCGAAGAAGCGAATCCCGGGACGCATGTGCGGCTGCAGGCGCTGCCCTGGTCGGCGGCGCATGAGAAACTACTGACGGGCTTCGCCGGCGGGTCGCTGCCGCATATCGCGCAGGTCGGGAATACCTGGCTGGCGGAGCTTGCCGCGATCGGGGCGCTGGCACCGCTTCAGGGCGACACGCGCTGGCTGACGCAGGATGCCTTTCCGGCGGTCACCGAGACCAATCGAATCGATGGGCGGCTGATGGCCGTGCCCTGGTATGTCGACACGCGATTGCAGTTCGTGCGTACCGATCTCGTCACGCAGGCGGGGTATCCGACGATGCCGAGCGATTGGACGAACTGGAAGCGCGCGCTCGTCGCCCTCCAGCGCCGGGCGGGGCGCGGCGACCATGCTATCCTGCTGCCGCTCAACGAATTCGAACAGTTGCTGACCTTTGCCCTGCAACAGCCCGATCCATTGCTACGCGACGAGGGCACGCGCGGGAATTTTGCATCGGTCGGCTTCCAGAGCGCGCTCGACTTCTATGTGTCGCTGTTCCGTGATGGCCTTGCGCCGCAAGTCTCGTCGACGACGATCGCCAACATCTGGAATGAATTCGCCCGCGGTAGCTTCGCGGTCTTCCTGTCGGGGCCGTGGACGGTGCGCGAGCTGACCGTGCGACGAGGGGCGGCGTTTGCCGATCGATGGGCGACGATGACGATGCCGGGGCCGGACGGGCCGGGGGCATCGGCGCCGGGCGGGTCGAGCCTCGTCCTTTTCGATCACGCGCGCGATCGGGCGGATGCGGCGGCGCTGGTGCGCTATCTGGCCACGCCGGCGGTGCAGGCGCGTTTCCATGCGCTGTCCGACGACCTGCCCGCACGGCCGAGCGCCTGGGCGGCGGAAGGACTGACCAACGACCCGCGGATGGCGCCGTACGCCGCACAGCTCGCCCGCGCGCGGCCGGTGCCCAAGGTGCCGGAATGGGAGCGGATCGTCACGGAGATGCAGCGCGTCGCCGAACTGGCGGTGGCAGGCACGCTGACGATCCCTGCGGCAGCGGCGGAGATCGACCGGCGTGCGGACCGGTTGCTCGCAAAGCGGCGGTGGATGCGCGACAAGGGGCGGGCGGCGTGA
- a CDS encoding carbohydrate ABC transporter permease, whose translation MVATFGAAVIAALVLLPLAWMVSVSFMAPGEAAQFPPPLVPAAPTLANYRALFESYGVGRYLANSAFVSATATGLALLFVVPAGYAFAKLRFRGRDAVFQTLVAALVIPGQIGMLPLFLELKALGLVNSYAGVLVPWLAGIFGIFLVRQYALSIPTEMLEAARVDGASEGQILTRIVLPALQPIIVTLALFVFLGSWNDFLWPLIVLSDDRLYTLPVALAALSRERVQDVELMMAGSVVTTLPVLILFLVLQRFYMRGLLAGSVKG comes from the coding sequence ATGGTCGCCACCTTCGGCGCCGCGGTGATCGCCGCGCTGGTGCTGCTGCCGCTCGCCTGGATGGTGTCGGTATCCTTCATGGCGCCGGGCGAGGCCGCGCAATTCCCGCCGCCCTTGGTGCCCGCCGCGCCGACGCTCGCGAATTACCGCGCGCTGTTCGAGAGCTATGGCGTCGGCCGCTATCTCGCCAACAGTGCGTTCGTCTCGGCGACCGCGACGGGCCTGGCGTTGCTGTTCGTGGTGCCGGCGGGCTATGCCTTCGCCAAGCTGCGCTTTCGTGGGCGCGACGCCGTGTTCCAGACGCTCGTCGCCGCGCTCGTCATTCCCGGCCAGATCGGGATGCTGCCGCTGTTTCTGGAGCTGAAGGCCCTGGGTCTGGTCAACAGCTATGCCGGCGTATTGGTACCGTGGCTGGCGGGCATCTTCGGCATTTTCCTGGTTCGCCAATATGCGCTGTCGATCCCGACCGAGATGCTGGAGGCTGCCCGTGTCGATGGCGCAAGCGAAGGACAAATCCTGACGCGCATCGTCCTTCCCGCGCTCCAGCCGATCATCGTGACGCTGGCGCTGTTCGTTTTCCTCGGCAGCTGGAACGACTTTCTCTGGCCGCTGATCGTGCTGAGCGACGACCGCTTGTACACGCTCCCCGTCGCGCTGGCGGCCCTCAGTCGCGAGCGGGTGCAGGACGTCGAGCTGATGATGGCCGGGTCCGTCGTCACCACCCTTCCGGTCCTGATCCTCTTCCTCGTCCTCCAACGCTTCTACATGCGCGGCCTGCTCGCCGGGAGCGTGAAGGGATGA
- a CDS encoding sugar ABC transporter permease, whose protein sequence is MTREARAGWWMSGPALAAIVLFFALPAAASLLLSLTDFDIYALADLSNLRFVGLANYARLLGDPLFWRATLNSLWFVVFGVPLTVALSLAAAIFLDAKTLRWKPVWRVALFAPYVTTLVATAVVWRYLLHTRYGLVNAALAQVGIAPIDWLGSPTASLPAILIFVAWKTFGYNMVIFLAALQTVPQELHEAARIDGAGAWTRFRHVTLPAIGPTLLLVSILSIAGFFQLFAEPYVMTQGGPAQSTVTILYFMYEEGFKWWNLGAGSAVAFILFVLILAVTLLQITVSRRWVRG, encoded by the coding sequence ATGACCCGCGAAGCTCGCGCCGGCTGGTGGATGAGCGGCCCCGCGCTTGCTGCCATCGTGCTTTTCTTCGCCCTGCCGGCCGCCGCGTCGCTGCTGCTGAGCCTGACCGATTTCGACATCTACGCGCTTGCCGACCTGTCGAACCTGCGCTTCGTCGGCCTCGCCAACTATGCGCGACTGCTCGGCGATCCGCTGTTCTGGCGCGCGACGCTCAACAGCCTGTGGTTCGTCGTCTTCGGCGTGCCACTGACGGTCGCGCTGTCGCTCGCCGCGGCGATCTTTCTCGATGCGAAGACGCTGCGCTGGAAGCCGGTGTGGCGCGTGGCGTTGTTCGCGCCCTACGTCACCACATTGGTCGCGACGGCCGTCGTCTGGCGATACCTTCTCCATACTCGCTACGGCCTCGTCAACGCCGCGCTGGCGCAGGTGGGAATCGCGCCGATCGACTGGCTCGGCAGCCCCACCGCCTCGCTGCCCGCGATCCTGATCTTCGTCGCGTGGAAGACGTTCGGCTACAACATGGTGATCTTCTTGGCAGCGTTGCAGACGGTGCCGCAGGAGTTGCACGAGGCGGCGAGGATCGACGGGGCGGGGGCGTGGACGCGGTTCCGGCACGTTACGCTGCCGGCCATCGGACCGACCCTGCTGCTGGTATCGATCCTGTCGATCGCCGGCTTCTTCCAGCTGTTCGCCGAACCCTATGTCATGACGCAAGGCGGACCGGCGCAGTCGACCGTGACCATCCTCTATTTCATGTACGAGGAAGGGTTCAAATGGTGGAACCTTGGCGCCGGGTCGGCGGTCGCCTTTATCCTGTTCGTCCTGATTCTGGCCGTGACGCTGCTCCAGATCACGGTGAGCCGGCGCTGGGTGCGGGGATGA
- a CDS encoding methylated-DNA--[protein]-cysteine S-methyltransferase, whose translation MPLYATTMPSPVGTLTLVASDAGLAAVLWEDDRPGRVVLEDAESNPDHPVLAAASSQLAEYFAGIRTRFDLPLDPRGTPFQRQVWAALDTIPFGETRSYAQIAAQVGRPTAARAVGAANGRNPVSIVTPCHRVVGTNGMLTGFAGGLAAKDYLLTLERGATAPSRPGPASALGR comes from the coding sequence ATGCCGCTCTACGCCACCACCATGCCCTCGCCCGTCGGCACGCTGACGCTGGTCGCCAGTGACGCGGGACTAGCCGCGGTGCTGTGGGAAGACGACCGCCCCGGCCGCGTGGTGCTGGAAGACGCGGAATCGAACCCCGACCACCCGGTTCTGGCCGCCGCCAGCAGCCAGCTCGCCGAATATTTCGCGGGCATCCGTACCCGCTTCGACCTGCCGCTCGACCCGCGCGGCACGCCCTTCCAGCGTCAGGTGTGGGCAGCCCTCGACACGATCCCGTTCGGCGAGACGCGCAGCTATGCCCAGATCGCCGCCCAGGTCGGCCGCCCGACCGCGGCGCGCGCGGTCGGTGCCGCGAACGGGCGTAACCCGGTGTCGATCGTCACGCCCTGCCACCGCGTCGTCGGTACGAACGGCATGCTGACCGGCTTTGCCGGCGGCCTTGCCGCGAAGGATTACCTTCTGACGCTCGAACGCGGCGCAACAGCGCCCTCCAGGCCGGGTCCCGCCTCCGCACTCGGCAGGTAG
- a CDS encoding GNAT family N-acetyltransferase, with protein MTKPVPIAEFTRQPAVCRARTDEGLPFAIDRVAERAAETHRFLRRQWFRAAIESYGGDPRTVLVERDGTPLLAVPIVPAGPRSLKLVQVPGAYWPFRSFPVREATPASIYTLALDEIAAHANALRIGPVYDDDASTAPLLAAARAAGWTVLPRYIATSFLLDIVAARAAGPWPRTSTLKKNRFHEKHLGAYGRLDWDFHSGEDWTPRLFDALADVERASWVDSDTDGRDAKFLKTGHGAFWRAAAADPVLADMMWAAVLRVDHRPVAFSFDINTGTRKYAIANSYATWAGKHSPGKLLYYRNLSRAADDGITTVDWGAGDGGYKATIGAEQGATIRDWLLLRPGLPATIGKLFAGVWRRSGNRA; from the coding sequence ATGACCAAACCCGTGCCGATCGCCGAATTCACGCGTCAGCCGGCCGTTTGCCGTGCGCGGACGGACGAGGGGCTGCCGTTTGCGATCGACCGGGTGGCGGAGCGGGCGGCGGAGACCCACCGCTTCCTGCGCCGGCAATGGTTTCGTGCCGCGATCGAAAGCTATGGCGGCGACCCGCGCACGGTGTTGGTCGAGCGTGACGGCACGCCGCTGCTCGCCGTGCCGATCGTCCCCGCCGGACCGCGGTCGCTGAAGCTCGTCCAGGTGCCGGGCGCCTATTGGCCGTTCCGAAGCTTTCCCGTGCGCGAAGCGACCCCGGCGAGCATCTATACGCTGGCACTCGACGAAATCGCCGCCCACGCCAACGCCCTGCGGATCGGGCCCGTCTATGACGACGATGCGAGTACAGCGCCGCTGCTCGCCGCCGCGCGGGCGGCCGGTTGGACCGTCCTGCCGCGCTACATCGCGACGAGCTTCTTGCTCGACATCGTGGCCGCACGGGCGGCCGGACCCTGGCCGCGCACGTCGACGCTAAAGAAGAACCGCTTTCACGAGAAGCATCTGGGTGCCTATGGCCGGCTCGACTGGGACTTTCACAGCGGCGAGGATTGGACGCCCAGGCTGTTCGATGCGCTGGCCGACGTCGAGCGCGCGAGCTGGGTCGACAGCGATACCGACGGTCGCGATGCGAAGTTCCTGAAGACGGGGCATGGAGCGTTCTGGCGCGCGGCGGCAGCCGATCCGGTGCTCGCCGACATGATGTGGGCGGCAGTGCTGCGGGTCGATCACCGGCCGGTCGCCTTCTCCTTCGATATCAATACCGGCACGCGGAAATACGCGATCGCCAACAGCTATGCGACCTGGGCGGGCAAACATTCGCCGGGCAAATTGCTATATTATCGCAACCTGAGCCGCGCGGCCGACGATGGCATCACGACCGTCGACTGGGGCGCGGGCGACGGCGGGTACAAAGCGACGATCGGCGCCGAGCAGGGGGCGACGATTCGCGACTGGCTACTGTTGCGCCCCGGCCTGCCCGCCACGATCGGCAAGCTGTTCGCCGGGGTCTGGCGCCGGAGCGGCAATCGCGCTTAA
- the ugpC gene encoding sn-glycerol-3-phosphate ABC transporter ATP-binding protein UgpC translates to MTIVSLRGAAKAFGATEVLRGIDLETRDGEFLVLVGPSGCGKSTLLRAIAGLEDLDAGDVLIGGERVNDRSPSDRGIAMVFQSYALYPHMTVAENMGFALKLAKVPRAEVDAAVAQAAETLGIAHLLDRKPAALSGGQRQRVAIGRAIVRAPKVFLFDEPLSNLDAALRVKMRYEFAGLHRALGTTMIYVTHDQAEAMTLADRIVVLNGGQVEQVGTPMELYEAPANLFVAGFIGSPAMNRLAGTLVSAATARATVQVGTRTIEAAVDARGAPPGSAVTLGVRPERLDAGADGLRARVRFVEMLGGSSIVHYDLDGVDAEPLVRQITGNADVAVGDVVALSVAPEHVHLFDADGRAFPRIAPAQAAA, encoded by the coding sequence ATGACGATCGTCAGCCTGCGCGGCGCCGCCAAGGCGTTCGGCGCGACCGAGGTTTTGCGAGGCATCGACCTGGAGACGCGCGACGGCGAGTTTCTGGTGCTGGTCGGCCCGTCGGGCTGCGGCAAGTCGACGTTGCTGCGTGCGATCGCGGGCCTGGAGGATCTCGACGCCGGCGACGTGCTGATCGGCGGGGAGCGGGTCAACGACCGCTCGCCCAGCGACCGCGGCATCGCGATGGTGTTCCAGTCCTACGCGCTCTACCCGCACATGACGGTCGCCGAGAACATGGGCTTTGCGCTGAAGCTGGCGAAGGTGCCGCGTGCTGAGGTCGATGCGGCGGTCGCGCAAGCGGCCGAGACGCTGGGGATCGCGCATCTGCTCGACCGCAAACCCGCGGCGCTGTCGGGCGGGCAGCGCCAGCGAGTCGCGATCGGACGCGCGATCGTCCGCGCGCCCAAAGTGTTCCTGTTCGACGAGCCGCTGTCGAACCTCGACGCCGCGCTCCGGGTCAAGATGCGGTATGAATTTGCCGGACTCCACCGCGCGCTCGGCACGACGATGATCTACGTCACGCACGATCAGGCGGAGGCGATGACGCTGGCCGATCGGATCGTGGTCCTGAACGGCGGGCAGGTCGAGCAGGTCGGCACGCCGATGGAGCTGTACGAGGCGCCGGCGAACCTCTTCGTCGCGGGCTTCATCGGGTCGCCGGCGATGAACCGGCTGGCGGGCACCCTGGTGTCGGCGGCGACGGCCCGGGCGACGGTTCAGGTCGGAACGCGGACGATCGAGGCAGCCGTCGATGCCCGCGGTGCGCCGCCGGGCAGCGCCGTGACATTGGGGGTGCGCCCCGAACGGCTCGACGCCGGTGCGGACGGGCTGCGCGCCCGCGTTCGCTTCGTCGAGATGCTCGGCGGGTCGAGCATCGTCCATTACGATCTCGACGGGGTCGATGCGGAGCCGCTCGTCCGGCAGATCACTGGCAATGCGGACGTCGCGGTGGGCGATGTCGTGGCGCTGTCGGTTGCGCCGGAGCACGTCCATCTGTTCGATGCCGACGGCCGCGCCTTTCCCCGGATTGCGCCAGCACAGGCGGCTGCCTGA
- a CDS encoding LacI family DNA-binding transcriptional regulator, translating to MKRATATIRDVAREADVSVASASRALNGHSNVTAKTRERVIAAAEKLSYVPHLGARSLTMARTNTIGVVLPDLFGEFFSEVIRGIDRAAHAEGLQLLLSNMHGDASETTQAIRAMRGRVDGLLVMSPGIDADFLAAHLPAGLPTVVLGSRIEGEAHSSIAIDNEGGARAMVAHLAACGYRRVAMISGPAGNSDSEGRCAGFRSAVAELLGDQHPVVLPGDFTEEAGHAAGAAILADRRGIDAVFAANDMMAVGCMAALSAAGIVVPDQIAVAGFDDVPIARYVQPPLTTMRVHIAEMGSRAFETLKALIANADGSAPAPQTLEPELVVRLSTRAPG from the coding sequence ATGAAGCGGGCAACGGCCACTATTCGCGATGTCGCGCGGGAAGCCGATGTGTCGGTCGCCTCCGCCTCGCGCGCGCTCAACGGGCATAGCAATGTCACCGCCAAGACCCGCGAACGTGTCATTGCCGCGGCGGAGAAGCTGTCCTACGTGCCCCACCTGGGCGCGCGCAGCCTGACGATGGCGCGGACGAACACGATCGGGGTCGTGCTGCCCGACCTGTTCGGCGAATTCTTTTCCGAAGTCATCCGCGGGATCGATCGTGCAGCGCATGCCGAGGGGCTGCAGCTGCTGCTGTCGAACATGCACGGCGATGCCAGCGAGACGACCCAGGCGATCCGGGCAATGCGCGGGCGGGTCGATGGGCTGCTGGTCATGTCGCCGGGGATCGACGCCGATTTCCTGGCCGCGCACCTTCCCGCCGGTCTGCCGACCGTGGTCCTCGGCAGCCGGATCGAGGGCGAGGCGCACAGCTCGATCGCGATCGATAACGAAGGCGGTGCGCGGGCGATGGTCGCGCATCTGGCGGCGTGCGGATACCGCCGCGTCGCGATGATCTCCGGCCCCGCCGGCAACAGCGATTCCGAGGGGCGCTGTGCGGGCTTTCGGTCTGCCGTGGCGGAATTGCTGGGCGACCAGCATCCGGTCGTCCTGCCGGGGGACTTCACCGAAGAGGCCGGCCACGCCGCCGGTGCTGCGATCCTGGCCGATCGGCGCGGGATCGACGCGGTGTTCGCGGCCAATGACATGATGGCGGTCGGCTGTATGGCGGCACTGTCGGCAGCGGGGATCGTGGTCCCCGACCAGATCGCGGTCGCCGGCTTCGACGATGTGCCGATCGCCCGCTACGTCCAGCCACCGCTGACGACGATGCGCGTCCATATCGCGGAGATGGGGTCGCGGGCGTTCGAGACCCTGAAGGCGCTGATCGCCAACGCCGATGGGTCGGCGCCCGCCCCGCAGACGCTGGAGCCCGAATTGGTCGTCCGCCTGTCGACGCGCGCGCCCGGCTGA
- a CDS encoding DUF2721 domain-containing protein, translating into MTFAPGLSTVAATIQTAIAPVFLLAGIGAILNVLAGRLARIIDRTRALEALHPRSTGPEHDRHVWELRILDRRIGVISAAISLCVASAVAVCMVVALLFVARIVNLHIGQAVALLFIGTMILLTLGLLLFLIEVHISLKAIHVRAELLERERR; encoded by the coding sequence ATGACCTTCGCCCCCGGCCTGTCGACCGTCGCCGCGACCATACAGACCGCGATCGCGCCCGTGTTCCTGCTGGCCGGCATCGGCGCGATCCTGAACGTCCTGGCCGGCCGTCTGGCGCGCATCATCGATCGCACGCGCGCGTTGGAGGCGTTGCACCCCCGCTCGACCGGGCCGGAGCACGACCGCCACGTCTGGGAACTCAGGATTCTCGACCGCCGGATCGGCGTCATCAGCGCCGCGATCAGCCTGTGCGTTGCCAGCGCGGTCGCGGTCTGCATGGTCGTCGCGCTGCTGTTCGTCGCGCGGATCGTCAACCTGCACATCGGCCAGGCGGTGGCGCTGCTGTTCATCGGCACGATGATCCTGCTGACCCTGGGGTTGCTGCTGTTCCTGATCGAGGTCCACATTTCGCTGAAGGCGATCCACGTCCGCGCCGAGTTGCTCGAACGCGAACGTCGATGA
- a CDS encoding DUF4345 domain-containing protein translates to MTPTVEKRALQVAVAVVLILPFTAAIAGVVGGPKFLGRPPVIPTDLDSHFRYVSGIFLAMLIAYASCIPAIERKTDRLRLLGFLTVIGGLARLWSLLRIGVPSTGHQVGLLIELGIAPAILLWQARVARRFESKAWEAGSQKKR, encoded by the coding sequence ATGACGCCGACTGTCGAGAAGCGCGCGCTGCAGGTCGCTGTGGCCGTGGTGCTGATCCTACCGTTCACCGCCGCTATCGCAGGCGTAGTGGGCGGCCCGAAGTTCCTGGGCCGTCCACCGGTCATCCCGACCGATCTCGACAGCCATTTCCGATATGTCTCCGGCATCTTTCTTGCGATGCTGATCGCCTATGCCAGCTGTATTCCCGCCATCGAGCGCAAGACCGATCGGCTCCGCCTGCTCGGTTTCCTGACCGTCATCGGCGGGCTGGCGCGGCTTTGGTCGCTGCTGCGCATCGGCGTTCCGTCGACCGGGCATCAGGTCGGGCTGCTGATCGAACTCGGTATCGCGCCGGCGATCCTGTTGTGGCAGGCGCGCGTCGCAAGACGGTTTGAAAGCAAGGCGTGGGAAGCCGGATCTCAAAAGAAACGCTAA
- a CDS encoding amidase — translation MTAPVAVQAQARAPVIVEMPLSDLSARIASGQLTSEAATRAYLARIAAMDRTGPTLRSVIAVNPDAIAQARAADARAKAKRRLGPLDGVPILVKDNIETLDPVATTAGSLALKDNVTRRDAPVVARLRAAGAVILGKANLSEWANIRSNRSMSGWSAVGGLVRNPYALDRTACGSSSGSGAAVAASFAAAALGTETDGSVVCPSAINGLVGLKPTVGAVSRTHVVPISHSQDTPGPMARSVRDAAMLYTAMIGSDAADVATKDADAHRVDYAAGLSEGALKGVRVAVLRPDMTPDLTARFDAALAVLRAAGATLVDVQRPPTPGLGAAEQLVLYTELKADLDAYLATTPAAVRTRTLDQVIAFNDANSGAEMPFFGQETFVAAAKTKGLADPAYRTAREKGRAQAAGAIDAMLKAADARLIVTPSYGAAWPSDPVHGDQSSDASASQLPAVSGYPHLTVPMGLVRSLPVGLSFIGPAWSEQTLLAAGYAYEARAMARQAPRYLPSAEAGPGLEGAVAPRSSVRR, via the coding sequence ATGACCGCGCCGGTGGCAGTGCAGGCGCAGGCCCGCGCGCCGGTGATCGTCGAGATGCCCTTGTCGGACCTGTCGGCGCGGATCGCCAGTGGGCAATTGACGTCGGAGGCCGCGACGCGCGCCTACCTTGCCCGTATTGCCGCGATGGACCGCACCGGCCCGACGCTGCGCAGTGTCATCGCGGTCAATCCCGATGCGATCGCCCAGGCGCGCGCCGCCGATGCGCGGGCGAAGGCCAAACGGCGGCTGGGCCCCCTCGACGGGGTGCCGATTCTGGTCAAGGACAATATCGAAACGCTCGACCCGGTGGCGACGACCGCGGGCAGCCTGGCGTTGAAGGACAATGTCACGCGCCGCGATGCGCCGGTCGTCGCGCGCCTGCGGGCGGCCGGGGCGGTGATCCTGGGCAAGGCCAACCTCAGCGAATGGGCGAACATCCGCTCCAACCGGTCGATGAGCGGGTGGAGCGCGGTCGGCGGACTGGTGCGCAATCCTTATGCGCTCGACCGCACGGCGTGCGGATCGTCGTCTGGATCGGGGGCAGCGGTAGCGGCGAGCTTCGCCGCGGCGGCCTTGGGCACCGAAACCGACGGGTCGGTCGTCTGTCCCTCGGCGATCAACGGCCTCGTCGGGTTGAAGCCGACGGTGGGCGCGGTCAGCCGGACGCACGTCGTGCCGATCAGCCACAGTCAGGATACGCCCGGGCCGATGGCGCGCAGCGTGCGCGATGCCGCGATGCTCTATACGGCGATGATCGGCAGCGACGCGGCGGACGTCGCGACGAAGGACGCCGACGCCCACCGTGTCGACTATGCCGCCGGTCTGTCGGAGGGGGCGCTGAAGGGTGTCCGCGTTGCGGTACTGCGGCCCGACATGACGCCCGACCTGACCGCGCGGTTCGATGCGGCACTCGCCGTCTTGCGGGCCGCCGGCGCGACCCTGGTCGACGTCCAGCGCCCGCCGACGCCCGGCCTTGGCGCGGCCGAGCAACTGGTGCTCTACACGGAGCTGAAGGCAGACCTCGACGCCTATCTCGCGACGACGCCGGCCGCCGTCCGGACGCGCACGCTCGACCAGGTCATTGCGTTCAACGATGCCAATTCGGGCGCCGAAATGCCGTTCTTCGGACAGGAAACCTTCGTGGCCGCGGCGAAGACCAAGGGCCTGGCCGATCCCGCCTATCGTACCGCGCGGGAGAAGGGTCGGGCGCAGGCTGCGGGCGCGATCGACGCGATGCTGAAGGCGGCCGACGCGCGGCTGATCGTGACGCCCAGCTATGGCGCCGCCTGGCCCAGCGACCCGGTGCATGGCGACCAATCGAGCGACGCCAGCGCCAGCCAGTTGCCGGCGGTGTCAGGCTACCCCCATCTCACGGTACCGATGGGTCTCGTCCGCTCGCTGCCGGTCGGGCTGAGCTTCATCGGACCGGCCTGGAGCGAGCAGACGCTGCTCGCGGCGGGCTATGCCTATGAGGCGCGGGCGATGGCACGCCAGGCGCCGCGCTACCTGCCGAGTGCGGAGGCGGGACCCGGCCTGGAGGGCGCTGTTGCGCCGCGTTCGAGCGTCAGAAGGTAA